The following are encoded together in the Deinococcus soli (ex Cha et al. 2016) genome:
- a CDS encoding acetyl-CoA carboxylase carboxyltransferase subunit alpha — protein sequence MTAPIDTLKELEARVRDLEVTAQKTGQNLDAALTPLRAEVDRLRAAQPRVTPTRWERVQLARAQGRPTALDYVDRLCTEFTELHGDRRYGDDPALIGGPARWQGVPVMLLLQQKGRDTKSKIKRRFGSANPEGYRKAVRLMDLADKFGLPVVALVDTQGAYPGLEAEERGQGWAIAESIRRMLNLRVPVVNVVIGEGGSGGALAIGVGNRVLIQENAWYSVISPEGAASIIWKDASKAPLAAEALRLTAPDLLKLGIVEEVIPEPAGGAHQNADEAARAVGEAVTRHLRELAAQDAATLKTDRAARFRRLGAYTETP from the coding sequence GTGACCGCCCCCATCGACACCCTGAAGGAACTCGAGGCCCGCGTGCGCGACCTCGAAGTGACTGCCCAGAAGACCGGGCAGAACCTCGACGCCGCCCTGACTCCCCTGCGGGCCGAGGTGGACCGCCTGCGCGCCGCGCAGCCCAGGGTCACCCCGACCCGCTGGGAGCGCGTGCAGCTGGCCCGCGCGCAGGGCCGCCCCACCGCGCTGGACTACGTGGACCGCCTGTGCACCGAGTTCACCGAACTGCACGGCGACCGCCGCTACGGCGACGACCCCGCTCTGATCGGCGGCCCTGCCCGCTGGCAGGGCGTGCCCGTCATGCTGCTGCTGCAGCAGAAGGGCCGCGACACCAAGAGCAAGATCAAACGCCGCTTCGGCAGCGCGAACCCCGAAGGCTACCGCAAGGCCGTGCGCCTGATGGACCTCGCCGACAAGTTCGGGCTGCCCGTCGTGGCCCTCGTGGATACCCAGGGCGCCTACCCCGGCCTGGAAGCCGAGGAACGCGGCCAGGGCTGGGCCATCGCCGAGAGTATCCGCCGCATGCTGAACCTGCGTGTGCCGGTCGTGAACGTCGTCATCGGCGAGGGCGGCTCGGGCGGCGCGCTCGCCATCGGCGTGGGCAACCGCGTCCTGATCCAGGAGAACGCGTGGTACTCCGTGATCTCCCCGGAAGGCGCCGCGAGCATCATCTGGAAGGACGCCAGCAAGGCCCCCCTCGCTGCCGAGGCGCTGCGCCTGACTGCCCCGGACCTCCTGAAACTCGGGATTGTCGAGGAAGTCATTCCCGAACCCGCCGGCGGCGCGCACCAGAACGCCGACGAGGCCGCCCGCGCCGTGGGCGAGGCCGTCACCCGTCACCTGCGTGAACTCGCCGCGCAGGACGCCGCGACCCTGAAGACCGACCGGGCCGCGCGCTTCCGCCGCCTGGGCGCCTACACCGAAACGCCCTGA
- a CDS encoding transglycosylase domain-containing protein: MRALNILGGALLAGAAGVGGLWAAWGRDLPSVSDLDVLEFSGQTRVYDRAGTLVGTLTPSLSSGGSVNRDLLKAGQISPWLQKAVVTSEDRRFYQHGGVDVIGIGRGLLKGLLKNDLEGGSSITQQVVKNTLLADFQGARTAERKFKEAVLAYQLERNFDKKQILNAYLNVIYWGDGGNRDIIGAGGAAHAYFGKDAAELNLAESVYLATIIPAPNRRYKEFKSYRPLMKSLLARMVEDGQVTQAEADAAWKTPIYPAGWRIGWNADGTLRSANLERPDRLGENLQRTEGAQRYSNFYYLQAVEKELLPLIGRKALYGGGKIYTGMSAQAQAAAEQASRGARLPDGATLGAALVRPDSGEVLALVGQKLTDARPSDWNNATQARRQVGSSVKPLLYALALEKGWKQSDTVLDAPISGDYQPMNYNRRWTGRYVTLRYSLDHSLNLPTVRIGQELGIPTFEAKLRDLGLTPPANAGLSLTIGTLEASPLQMASAYATFANGGLYYAPTLVRKVEDARGKVIYTRAAPTPKRVWDARAAWLGLDMLRGVVNDLSASQGGLATRALIPGWPVGGKTGTTNDIKDLWFAGVTPTVAGAVWVGKQEGGPLPGWAYSGEIPTPIWQQAVAGALAGQPEAAFREPDGVTYRVVRNVNMAFRTEEADNEPVARDGSGRSSGFFGRRRQPAPTVQPTPAPDPEPAPVPTEEVAAPEPTPEATPEPTPVDAIPATPPEPQVQPDPTPAPEPATPDTAPDVPVQNPPEPLPTEPDPNAVPDQNPGDPVEPLPDPTTPDGQDTTDPINEIQPLD; the protein is encoded by the coding sequence ATGAGAGCCTTGAACATCCTGGGCGGCGCGCTGCTCGCCGGAGCAGCTGGCGTGGGCGGCCTGTGGGCCGCGTGGGGCCGCGACCTGCCCAGCGTGTCCGACCTGGACGTCCTGGAATTCAGCGGGCAGACCCGCGTGTACGACCGCGCCGGAACGCTGGTCGGCACCCTGACCCCCAGCCTGAGCAGCGGCGGCAGCGTGAATCGCGACCTGCTCAAGGCCGGGCAGATCAGCCCGTGGCTCCAGAAGGCCGTGGTGACCAGCGAGGACCGCCGCTTCTACCAGCACGGCGGCGTGGACGTGATCGGCATCGGGCGCGGCCTCCTGAAGGGCCTGCTGAAGAACGACCTGGAGGGCGGCAGCTCCATCACGCAGCAGGTCGTGAAGAACACCCTGCTCGCCGACTTTCAGGGCGCGCGCACCGCGGAACGCAAGTTCAAGGAGGCGGTCCTGGCCTACCAGCTGGAACGCAACTTCGACAAGAAGCAGATCCTGAACGCGTACCTGAACGTCATCTACTGGGGCGACGGCGGAAACCGCGACATCATCGGGGCGGGCGGCGCCGCGCACGCATACTTCGGGAAGGACGCGGCGGAACTGAACCTCGCCGAGAGCGTGTACCTCGCCACGATCATCCCCGCACCCAACCGCCGCTACAAGGAATTCAAGTCGTACCGCCCCCTGATGAAGAGCCTCCTGGCCCGCATGGTCGAGGACGGGCAGGTCACGCAGGCTGAGGCGGACGCCGCCTGGAAGACCCCGATCTACCCGGCCGGGTGGCGCATCGGCTGGAACGCGGACGGCACGCTGCGCAGCGCGAACCTGGAACGCCCGGACCGCCTGGGCGAGAACCTCCAGCGGACCGAGGGCGCGCAGCGCTACTCGAACTTCTACTACCTGCAGGCCGTGGAAAAGGAACTGCTGCCCCTGATCGGCCGCAAGGCGCTGTACGGCGGCGGGAAGATCTACACCGGCATGAGTGCCCAGGCGCAGGCGGCCGCCGAGCAGGCCAGCCGGGGCGCGCGCCTGCCCGACGGCGCCACGCTGGGCGCGGCGCTGGTCCGCCCGGACAGCGGCGAGGTGCTGGCCCTGGTCGGGCAGAAACTCACGGACGCCCGGCCCAGCGACTGGAACAACGCCACGCAGGCCCGGCGGCAGGTGGGCAGCAGCGTGAAGCCCCTGCTGTACGCCCTGGCGCTCGAGAAGGGCTGGAAACAGAGCGACACCGTCCTCGACGCGCCCATCAGCGGCGACTACCAGCCCATGAACTACAACCGCCGCTGGACCGGCCGGTACGTCACCCTGCGCTACTCGCTGGACCACAGCCTGAACCTCCCCACCGTGCGGATCGGGCAGGAACTCGGCATTCCGACCTTCGAGGCGAAACTGCGCGACCTGGGCCTGACGCCCCCCGCGAACGCCGGGCTGTCCCTGACCATCGGCACGCTGGAAGCCAGCCCGCTGCAGATGGCGTCCGCGTACGCCACCTTCGCCAACGGCGGCCTGTACTACGCGCCCACCCTGGTCCGGAAGGTCGAGGACGCGCGCGGCAAGGTCATCTACACCCGCGCCGCCCCCACCCCGAAGCGCGTGTGGGACGCCCGCGCCGCGTGGCTGGGCCTGGACATGCTGCGCGGCGTCGTGAACGACCTCAGCGCCTCACAGGGGGGCCTCGCCACGCGCGCCCTGATTCCCGGCTGGCCCGTCGGCGGGAAGACCGGCACCACCAACGACATCAAGGACCTCTGGTTTGCGGGCGTCACCCCCACCGTCGCCGGGGCCGTCTGGGTCGGGAAGCAGGAGGGCGGCCCACTGCCCGGCTGGGCGTACAGCGGCGAGATTCCCACCCCCATCTGGCAGCAGGCGGTGGCGGGCGCGCTGGCCGGGCAGCCCGAGGCCGCCTTCCGGGAGCCGGACGGCGTCACGTACCGCGTCGTGCGGAACGTGAACATGGCCTTCCGCACCGAGGAGGCCGACAACGAACCCGTCGCCCGCGACGGCAGCGGCAGGAGCAGCGGGTTCTTCGGCCGCCGCCGCCAGCCCGCCCCGACCGTGCAGCCCACCCCGGCGCCCGACCCGGAACCCGCGCCCGTCCCCACCGAGGAGGTCGCGGCCCCCGAACCCACCCCCGAGGCGACCCCCGAGCCCACCCCGGTGGACGCCATTCCCGCCACGCCACCCGAACCGCAGGTGCAGCCGGACCCCACCCCCGCGCCGGAGCCCGCCACGCCCGACACCGCGCCGGACGTCCCCGTGCAGAACCCCCCGGAGCCGCTGCCCACCGAACCCGACCCGAACGCCGTCCCGGATCAGAACCCCGGCGATCCGGTCGAGCCTCTCCCGGACCCGACCACCCCGGACGGGCAGGACACCACGGACCCCATCAACGAGATCCAACCCCTGGACTGA
- the ttcA gene encoding tRNA 2-thiocytidine(32) synthetase TtcA, whose protein sequence is MTQTAPPTPTTDPRLFQTIVKGVGQAIGDYRMIEGGDRVMVCLSGGKDSYTLLDVLLHLQKKAPIDFEIVAVNLDQGQPGFPKDVLPRYLTELGVHFDILTEDTYSVVKDKTPEGKTTCALCSRLRRGILYAHARRIGATKIALGHHRDDILETLFMNLFFGARLKAMPPKLQSDDGTNVVIRPLAYVAEADIIRYAQARQFPIIPCNLCGSQENLQRKVVGEMLEGWEREHPGRLTNIARALTRVTPSHLMDRTLFDFASLSVTPAEGDRGFDPDEYPQREFLSGVQELDMLG, encoded by the coding sequence ATGACCCAGACTGCCCCCCCCACCCCGACCACCGACCCCCGCCTCTTCCAGACGATCGTGAAGGGGGTGGGACAGGCCATCGGCGACTACCGCATGATCGAAGGCGGCGACCGCGTGATGGTCTGCCTGTCCGGCGGGAAGGATAGTTACACCCTGCTGGACGTCCTGCTGCACCTCCAGAAGAAGGCGCCCATCGATTTCGAGATCGTCGCGGTGAACCTCGACCAGGGCCAGCCGGGCTTCCCGAAGGACGTCCTGCCCCGCTACCTGACGGAACTCGGCGTGCACTTCGACATCCTGACCGAGGACACGTACAGCGTCGTCAAGGACAAAACACCGGAGGGCAAGACCACCTGCGCGCTGTGCAGCCGCCTGCGCCGCGGCATCCTGTACGCCCACGCCCGCAGGATCGGCGCGACGAAGATCGCGCTGGGCCACCACCGCGACGACATCCTGGAAACGCTGTTCATGAACCTGTTCTTCGGGGCGCGCCTGAAGGCCATGCCGCCCAAACTCCAGAGCGACGACGGCACGAACGTCGTGATCCGCCCCCTGGCGTACGTCGCGGAGGCCGACATCATCCGCTACGCGCAGGCGCGCCAGTTCCCGATCATTCCCTGCAACCTCTGCGGCAGCCAGGAGAACCTGCAGCGCAAGGTGGTCGGCGAGATGCTGGAAGGCTGGGAGCGGGAACATCCGGGCCGCCTGACGAACATCGCCCGCGCCCTGACCCGCGTCACCCCCAGCCACCTGATGGACCGCACCCTGTTCGACTTCGCGTCCCTGAGCGTCACGCCCGCCGAGGGCGACCGGGGGTTCGACCCGGACGAGTACCCGCAGCGCGAGTTCCTGAGCGGGGTGCAGGAACTCGACATGCTCGGCTGA
- a CDS encoding LysE family translocator: MPDLPTLLAFSVAALALIVIPGPSVLYIVARSLHQGRRAGLVSALGVQTGGLVHVLAATLGVSALVLSSALLFSVLKWAGAAYLIVLGLRTLRAPTPDALTVTVPDAPPLTRIYRQGAVVNALNPKTALFFLAFLPQFVHPGHGPMWAQTLTLGLVFLGLATLSDGAYALLAGSLGRRWQGSRTFARRQQRVSGGVYLALGVGTALIPHGS; encoded by the coding sequence ATGCCTGACCTGCCCACCCTGCTCGCCTTCAGCGTCGCGGCGCTGGCCCTGATCGTCATTCCCGGCCCCAGCGTGCTGTACATCGTGGCGCGCAGCCTCCACCAGGGACGGCGCGCCGGACTGGTCTCCGCGCTGGGCGTGCAGACCGGCGGACTGGTGCACGTCCTGGCCGCCACGCTGGGCGTCTCCGCGCTCGTGCTGTCCAGCGCCCTGCTGTTCAGCGTCCTGAAATGGGCGGGGGCCGCGTACCTGATCGTGCTGGGCCTCCGCACCCTGCGCGCCCCCACCCCGGACGCCCTGACGGTCACCGTACCGGACGCGCCGCCCCTGACGCGAATCTACCGGCAAGGGGCCGTCGTGAACGCCCTGAACCCCAAGACGGCGCTGTTCTTCCTGGCGTTCCTGCCGCAGTTCGTGCACCCCGGTCACGGGCCGATGTGGGCGCAGACGCTCACGCTGGGGCTGGTATTCCTGGGCCTCGCCACCCTGAGTGACGGCGCGTACGCCCTGCTGGCGGGCAGCCTGGGGCGGCGCTGGCAGGGAAGCCGCACCTTCGCCCGGCGGCAGCAGCGGGTGTCCGGCGGGGTATACCTCGCGCTGGGCGTGGGCACCGCCCTGATCCCCCACGGGTCATGA
- a CDS encoding deoxynucleoside kinase — protein MYVVVEGPIGVGKTSLARRLAARHSAELNLEVVEENPFLAKFYRQPDAYAFQVQAFFLLSRFKQLSALWQPGLYAGSVVSDYLFDKDFIFASMNLRDAEFALYEDLYSHLSPRLPTPDLVVYLRADTDELLRRIALRGRPFEQDMQAAYLADLTGRYDEYFRTYPHPHLIIDAAGIDFVNNPEHEQQILTRVDEALRAGQAAD, from the coding sequence ATGTACGTTGTCGTCGAAGGGCCCATCGGGGTCGGGAAAACAAGCCTCGCCCGGCGCCTCGCCGCGCGGCACAGTGCCGAACTGAACCTGGAGGTCGTTGAGGAGAATCCCTTCCTGGCGAAGTTCTACCGCCAGCCGGACGCCTACGCCTTTCAGGTGCAGGCCTTCTTTCTGCTCTCGCGCTTCAAGCAGCTCTCGGCGCTGTGGCAGCCCGGGTTGTACGCGGGCAGCGTCGTCAGCGACTACCTGTTCGACAAGGACTTCATCTTCGCGTCCATGAACCTGCGCGACGCCGAGTTCGCGCTGTACGAGGACCTGTACTCGCACCTGTCCCCGCGCCTGCCCACCCCGGACCTCGTGGTGTACCTGCGCGCCGACACGGATGAACTGCTGCGCCGCATCGCGCTGCGCGGCCGGCCTTTCGAGCAGGACATGCAGGCCGCGTACCTCGCGGACCTCACGGGGCGCTACGACGAGTACTTCCGCACGTACCCGCACCCGCACCTGATCATCGACGCCGCCGGCATCGACTTCGTGAACAACCCCGAGCACGAGCAGCAGATCCTCACCCGCGTCGATGAGGCCCTGCGCGCCGGCCAGGCGGCCGACTGA
- a CDS encoding UDP-N-acetylmuramoyl-L-alanyl-D-glutamate--2,6-diaminopimelate ligase, with the protein MRLAELADHLHAHLTPVGPELNPGVTGVTHNADWVQPGSAFVAIRGARFDGHSFIGQVAAAGAVAVIGEGLPDGVTSPLPYLRVPSARAALADTAAALAGHPSRQLRVVGVTGTDGKTTTSWITRHLLRAAGQRTGLLSTAGYELPDGTLRHFPAHFTTPEAPQVQATLADMVRSGADAAVLEASSHALALERVRSVHWDVAVWTHLSSEHLDFHGTLENYFADKRRLVEAAPFAVLNVDDPWTAQLRGVAPAETTYSAEGQHADWRATDIEERSTGLHFHVISPLGEFDAHLPMIGRFNVANALAAMAASAHLGACWEALASGLASFRGVPGRMELVPDTRGRRVVVDFAHTPPSLEKALGTLRTTTAGRLIVVLGSAGGPRDPGKRAPLGEVATRVADHAILTEEDCRDTPLADILREMARGAQEAGRTNFEAIPDRRDAIRAAIRLAQPGDTVLLAGKGPEDTLERAHETVPWNETQEAVDALHLS; encoded by the coding sequence ATGCGCCTTGCCGAGCTGGCCGACCACCTGCACGCCCACCTGACCCCTGTTGGCCCGGAGCTGAACCCGGGGGTGACGGGGGTCACGCACAATGCCGACTGGGTGCAGCCGGGCTCGGCGTTCGTGGCGATCCGCGGGGCGCGTTTCGACGGGCACAGCTTCATCGGCCAGGTCGCAGCGGCGGGCGCGGTGGCCGTGATCGGCGAGGGGCTCCCGGACGGCGTGACCAGTCCGCTGCCGTACCTGCGCGTGCCGAGTGCCCGCGCCGCACTGGCGGACACGGCGGCCGCGCTGGCCGGGCACCCCAGCCGCCAGCTGCGGGTGGTGGGCGTGACCGGCACCGATGGCAAGACCACGACCAGCTGGATCACGCGGCACCTGCTGCGCGCCGCCGGACAGCGCACAGGCCTCCTGAGCACGGCCGGCTACGAACTGCCGGACGGGACGCTGCGGCACTTCCCGGCGCACTTCACGACCCCGGAGGCGCCGCAGGTACAGGCCACCCTGGCCGACATGGTGCGTTCAGGCGCGGACGCAGCGGTGCTGGAGGCCAGCAGTCACGCCCTGGCGCTCGAGCGCGTGCGCAGCGTGCACTGGGACGTGGCGGTCTGGACGCACCTGAGCAGCGAACACCTGGACTTCCACGGCACGCTGGAGAACTACTTCGCGGACAAACGCCGCCTCGTGGAGGCCGCGCCGTTTGCGGTGCTGAACGTGGACGACCCCTGGACCGCGCAGCTGCGCGGCGTCGCCCCGGCCGAGACCACCTACTCCGCCGAGGGACAGCACGCCGACTGGCGCGCCACCGACATCGAGGAACGCAGCACGGGGCTGCACTTCCACGTGATCAGCCCGCTGGGCGAGTTCGACGCGCACCTGCCCATGATCGGGCGCTTCAACGTGGCGAACGCCCTGGCCGCCATGGCCGCGAGCGCGCACCTCGGCGCGTGCTGGGAAGCGCTGGCCTCAGGCCTCGCGTCGTTCCGGGGCGTACCGGGCCGCATGGAACTCGTGCCCGACACGCGCGGACGGCGCGTGGTCGTGGACTTCGCGCACACGCCCCCCAGCCTCGAAAAAGCGCTGGGTACCCTGCGAACCACCACTGCGGGCCGCCTGATCGTGGTGCTCGGCTCGGCCGGCGGCCCCCGCGACCCCGGCAAACGCGCCCCGCTGGGTGAGGTCGCCACCCGGGTCGCGGATCACGCGATCCTCACCGAGGAGGACTGCCGCGACACCCCTCTGGCCGACATCCTGCGCGAGATGGCACGCGGCGCCCAGGAGGCCGGGCGCACCAACTTCGAGGCCATTCCCGACCGCCGGGACGCCATCCGCGCCGCCATCCGGCTCGCGCAGCCCGGTGACACGGTGCTGCTGGCCGGGAAGGGCCCGGAGGACACCCTCGAACGCGCCCACGAGACCGTTCCCTGGAACGAGACGCAGGAAGCCGTAGACGCCCTGCACCTGAGCTGA
- a CDS encoding deoxynucleoside kinase, producing MYLAISGNIGSGKSTLTRMLAGRYSLRPVYEPYAENPYLEDFYGDMRRYSFHSQVYFLSRRLEQHLNLVTGARYVIQDRTVFEDANIFARNLYESGQMEERDWATYRSLYEGVLPALRVPDLLIHIDASLPTLKRRIAQRGRAYEQDIPEAYLGGLNRLYDSWVAGFDACPVVRVPGDQLDFVADPRAFEWVCQRVQANGYGLPLLR from the coding sequence ATGTACCTCGCGATCTCCGGAAACATCGGCAGCGGCAAGAGCACCCTGACGCGCATGCTGGCCGGGCGCTACAGCCTGCGCCCCGTGTACGAACCCTACGCCGAGAACCCCTACCTGGAGGACTTCTACGGCGACATGCGCCGCTACTCCTTCCACTCGCAGGTGTACTTCCTGTCGCGGCGACTGGAGCAGCACCTGAACCTCGTGACCGGCGCGCGCTACGTCATCCAGGACCGCACGGTGTTCGAGGACGCGAACATCTTCGCCCGGAACCTCTATGAGAGCGGGCAGATGGAGGAACGCGACTGGGCCACGTACCGCAGCCTGTACGAGGGCGTGCTGCCCGCCCTGCGCGTCCCGGATCTGCTGATCCACATCGACGCGAGCCTCCCCACCCTGAAGCGCCGCATCGCGCAGCGCGGCCGCGCCTACGAGCAGGACATCCCCGAGGCGTATCTGGGCGGCCTGAACCGCCTGTACGACAGCTGGGTCGCGGGCTTCGACGCCTGCCCGGTCGTGCGCGTGCCCGGCGACCAGCTGGACTTCGTGGCCGACCCGCGGGCGTTCGAGTGGGTGTGCCAGCGCGTGCAGGCCAACGGGTACGGGCTGCCCCTGCTGCGCTGA
- a CDS encoding SPFH domain-containing protein — protein sequence MNELQQAPVPAPQGGVSTRSGVASTERPAFGLPGIPVFLVWLLAMLGTSALYITSGYWALLPVLALLGLIPFGFFIVQPNQATNLTLFGRYVGTERRNGLYWTNPLTVRKSVSLRIRNFNSERLKVNDAAGSPIEIAAVIVWRVVDSARAVFDVEDYAEFVAIQSETALRHLASQYPYDEYDGAGMSLRGNADEVAEALGLELANRLRHAGVEVLEARLSHLAYSPEIAGAMLQRQQASAIIAARAQIVQGAVGMVQMALKELSEQDIVQLDEERKAQMVSNLLVVLTSERGTQPVVNAGSLY from the coding sequence ATGAACGAACTGCAACAGGCTCCCGTTCCCGCCCCGCAGGGCGGCGTCTCCACCCGCAGCGGCGTCGCCAGCACCGAACGCCCCGCCTTCGGCCTGCCCGGCATCCCGGTCTTCCTGGTGTGGCTGCTGGCCATGCTGGGCACCTCCGCGCTGTACATCACGTCCGGGTACTGGGCCCTGCTCCCGGTCCTGGCACTGCTCGGCCTCATCCCGTTCGGCTTCTTCATCGTGCAGCCCAACCAGGCGACCAACCTCACCCTGTTCGGCCGCTACGTCGGTACCGAGCGCCGCAACGGCCTGTACTGGACCAACCCCCTGACGGTCCGTAAGAGCGTCAGCCTGCGGATCCGCAACTTCAACAGTGAACGCCTGAAGGTGAACGACGCCGCCGGGAGCCCCATCGAGATCGCCGCCGTGATCGTCTGGCGGGTCGTGGACAGCGCCCGCGCCGTGTTCGACGTCGAGGACTACGCCGAGTTCGTCGCCATCCAGAGCGAGACCGCGCTGCGGCACCTCGCCAGCCAGTATCCCTACGACGAGTACGACGGCGCGGGCATGAGCCTGCGCGGCAACGCCGACGAGGTCGCCGAGGCCCTGGGACTGGAACTCGCCAACCGCCTGCGCCACGCGGGCGTGGAGGTCCTCGAAGCGCGCCTGTCGCACCTCGCGTACTCCCCCGAGATCGCCGGGGCGATGCTGCAGCGCCAGCAGGCCAGCGCCATCATCGCCGCGCGCGCGCAGATCGTGCAGGGCGCCGTGGGCATGGTGCAGATGGCCCTGAAGGAACTCAGCGAGCAGGACATCGTGCAGCTCGACGAGGAACGCAAGGCGCAGATGGTCAGCAACCTGCTGGTCGTCCTGACCAGCGAGCGCGGGACACAGCCGGTCGTGAACGCCGGTAGCCTGTACTAA
- a CDS encoding HAD family hydrolase, protein MRPDLPAPLRFLAFDFDGTLTDFVTADIHALDTLRRAACPDVPPAAFEDRAVEEIMAFHDRVEAGVADPLRQDGERLGRTLAAYGVTLTEEHLGLYTRALVAATVPVPGAAELLRDLRAADVRLALLSNAYDGPAQRARVQACFPDVFEVVVIAGEVGALKPDPLPFRVLLDALGLPAGAGAYVGDSPEHDVRGAVAAGLSAWHVHAHPRVRERALAGGAALSVAALADLPLPS, encoded by the coding sequence GTGCGTCCCGACCTGCCCGCCCCGCTGCGCTTCCTGGCCTTCGACTTCGACGGCACGCTGACGGATTTCGTCACGGCGGACATTCACGCGCTGGACACGCTGCGGCGCGCGGCCTGCCCGGACGTGCCGCCAGCAGCGTTCGAGGACCGGGCGGTCGAGGAGATCATGGCCTTCCACGACCGGGTGGAGGCTGGGGTGGCCGACCCGCTGCGGCAGGACGGCGAGCGGCTGGGGCGGACGCTCGCGGCGTACGGCGTGACGCTGACAGAGGAGCACCTGGGCCTGTATACGCGGGCGCTGGTGGCGGCGACCGTGCCCGTGCCCGGCGCGGCGGAGCTGCTGCGCGACCTGCGAGCGGCCGACGTGCGGCTGGCGCTGCTGTCCAACGCGTACGACGGCCCGGCGCAGCGGGCGCGGGTGCAGGCCTGCTTCCCCGACGTGTTTGAGGTGGTCGTCATCGCGGGTGAGGTGGGGGCGCTGAAACCCGATCCCCTGCCGTTCCGGGTGCTGCTGGACGCCCTGGGTCTGCCGGCCGGGGCGGGCGCGTACGTGGGGGACAGCCCGGAGCATGACGTGCGCGGCGCGGTCGCGGCGGGCCTGAGCGCGTGGCACGTCCACGCCCACCCGCGCGTGCGGGAGAGGGCGCTGGCGGGCGGCGCGGCGCTCAGCGTGGCGGCGCTGGCCGACCTGCCTCTGCCTTCATGA
- the accD gene encoding acetyl-CoA carboxylase, carboxyltransferase subunit beta: MALDRFFRRRRPQQQPGTDVPDLWTQCPACKEGVYNRDLEAGAYVCPKCGHHIRLDAAQRVQVLLDEGSFTQLSGRVQPTDALNFQDTEAYTDRLRRAQKKTGRPDAILTGTGTILDVPVTLAVMDFAFSGGSMGSVVGEEIARAAEHAAAHGTPLIIVTASGGARMQESALSLMQMAKTTVALEGLTERGLPYVSLLTDPTTGGVTASFATIADVIVAEPGALIGFAGPRVIQQTIRQNLPEGFQRAEFLLEHGMVDAVVDRREQRAYLASLLGLLTRREVNA; the protein is encoded by the coding sequence ATGGCCCTTGACCGTTTTTTCCGCCGCCGTCGCCCCCAGCAGCAGCCGGGCACGGACGTGCCTGACCTGTGGACCCAGTGCCCCGCCTGCAAGGAAGGGGTGTACAACCGCGACCTCGAAGCGGGCGCCTACGTGTGCCCCAAGTGCGGGCACCACATCCGCCTCGACGCCGCTCAGCGCGTGCAGGTGCTGCTCGACGAGGGCAGCTTCACGCAGCTGTCCGGCCGCGTGCAGCCCACCGACGCCCTGAACTTCCAGGACACCGAGGCCTACACCGACCGCCTGCGCCGCGCGCAGAAGAAGACCGGCCGCCCCGACGCGATCCTGACCGGGACCGGCACCATCCTGGACGTGCCGGTCACGCTGGCCGTCATGGACTTCGCCTTCTCCGGGGGCAGCATGGGCAGCGTCGTGGGAGAGGAGATCGCCCGCGCCGCCGAGCACGCCGCCGCGCACGGCACGCCCCTGATCATCGTGACCGCCAGCGGCGGCGCCCGCATGCAGGAAAGCGCCCTGTCCCTGATGCAGATGGCCAAGACCACCGTCGCCCTGGAAGGCCTGACCGAGCGGGGCCTGCCGTACGTCAGCCTGCTCACCGACCCCACCACGGGCGGCGTGACGGCCAGCTTCGCGACCATCGCGGACGTGATCGTCGCCGAGCCCGGCGCGCTGATCGGCTTCGCGGGCCCGCGCGTGATCCAGCAGACCATCCGCCAGAACCTCCCCGAGGGCTTCCAGCGCGCCGAGTTCCTGCTGGAGCACGGCATGGTGGACGCCGTCGTGGACCGCCGCGAGCAGCGCGCGTACCTCGCGTCCCTGCTGGGCCTGCTGACCCGCCGCGAGGTGAACGCGTGA